A DNA window from Helianthus annuus cultivar XRQ/B chromosome 15, HanXRQr2.0-SUNRISE, whole genome shotgun sequence contains the following coding sequences:
- the LOC110912343 gene encoding zinc-finger homeodomain protein 10 — translation MDIPSPPTTTITTTTTTPTTTTTKNLDPDDRIQPTHIPKHLPPPFTNGVLKRHKPHHHHHHTPVVVTYKECLKNHAASMGGHALDGCGEFMPSPMSSPTDPTSIKCAACGCHRNFHRRDPDGSFPTNPPIQHVIEYQPHHRHHPPPPPHPISVAGVQESSLSPADSPSPPPISSSYYPSAPHMLLALSSGLPAPPPELPISGGSNSAGKKRFRTKFTQDQKEKMHELAERVGWKMQKKDEDLIIGFCNEIGVEKGVFKVWMHNNKMTFGKKDVSQHIDSGSSGGGGVDFMTNSNHQHHHHQDHHHQQQPQQNDSVSSGGGNVTGTNGSSSSS, via the coding sequence ATGGACATACCCtccccacccaccaccaccatcaccaccacaaccaccacccccaccaccacaaccaccaaaAACCTTGACCCGGATGATCGGATTCAACCCACCCATATCCCAAAACACCTCCCACCACCCTTCACAAATGGTGTACTCAAGAGGCACaagccacaccaccaccaccaccacaccccAGTTGTGGTGACTTATAAAGAATGTTTAAAAAACCACGCCGCATCCATGGGCGGACACGCCCTAGACGGATGCGGCGAATTCATGCCTTCACCGATGTCGAGTCCCACGGACCCGACATCGATAAAATGCGCAGCATGCGGCTGCCACCGCAACTTTCACCGCCGCGACCCTGATGGATCATTTCCAACCAACCCACCTATACAACATGTCATCGAATACCAaccccaccaccgccaccacccaccaccaccacctcaccCGATCTCCGTCGCCGGAGTTCAAGAATCCAGCCTAAGTCCGGCAGACTCCCCATCTCCACCACCGATCTCCTCCTCATACTACCCATCTGCCCCCCACATGCTCTTAGCTCTGAGCTCCGGCTTACCGGCCCCACCGCCGGAACTACCCATCTCCGGCGGATCAAACTCCGCCGGAAAAAAAAGATTCCGTACAAAATTCACACAAGATCAGAAAGAAAAGATGCATGAATTAGCCGAGCGGGTAGGGTGGAAGATGCAGAAGAAAGACGAGGATTTAATCATCGGATTTTGCAACGAAATCGGGGTCGAAAAGGGAGTTTTCAAGGTATGGATGCATAACAACAAGATGACGTTTGGGAAGAAAGATGTTAGTCAGCATATAGACAGTGGATcttctggtggtggtggtgttgatttTATGACAAATAgcaaccaccaacaccaccaccaccaagaccaccaccaccagcagcagccGCAGCAAAACGACAGCGTTAGCAGTGGCGGTGGTAATGTTACCGGCACTAATGGGTCATCGTCATCTTCTTAA